From Synechococcus sp. A10-1-5-1, a single genomic window includes:
- a CDS encoding copper-binding protein, with protein sequence MSNPFKVRWLMGWTFQTVFMEGAVQVEARGFGICLRTPLRHNESPTVAADRLVLAEDRRRRALHAAWLRGEKLSQATDQNQPMGDSAELDPSSRPAARSLIQVTA encoded by the coding sequence ATGAGCAATCCTTTCAAGGTGCGATGGCTAATGGGCTGGACCTTCCAAACCGTCTTCATGGAAGGGGCTGTTCAAGTGGAAGCACGAGGGTTCGGGATTTGCCTGCGCACTCCCCTGCGCCACAACGAAAGCCCGACCGTTGCAGCCGATCGCCTCGTCCTGGCAGAAGATCGCCGGCGCCGTGCTCTCCATGCCGCCTGGCTGCGGGGAGAAAAGCTCAGTCAGGCCACCGATCAGAACCAACCCATGGGTGATAGCGCTGAACTGGATCCCAGCTCAAGACCAGCGGCGCGTTCTCTGATCCAGGTCACGGCTTGA
- a CDS encoding class I SAM-dependent methyltransferase, with protein MADAVTKLAYEALQQGKSLVGVAHKEISTRLMELVAPDGAPKTLPIPPEMLRDLQASHKALLDVDWQEAEAGLYPTALLFDAPWGDWATRYPLVWLDMPSTWARRSERNVRDLPTTVEKENYPDYYLQNFHHQTDGYLSDHSASLYDLQVEILFNGTADPMRRRVIKPLLQGLRAFEGRSSSSMRVLDVATGTGRTLYQLRAALPQAQLVGLDLSSAYLRQANRWLSQRPSELPQLVQGNAESMPFAESSMQGVTCVFLMHELPAEARQAVIEDCFRVLEPGGVLVLADSVQLADSPQFEVAMDNFRRVFHEPYYRDYISDDIDARLSAAGFSGIRAQSHLMTRVWTATKP; from the coding sequence ATGGCTGATGCCGTCACCAAGCTCGCCTATGAGGCCCTGCAGCAGGGCAAGAGCCTGGTTGGGGTCGCCCACAAGGAGATCAGCACACGTCTGATGGAACTGGTGGCGCCCGATGGGGCGCCCAAGACCCTGCCCATACCGCCTGAAATGTTGCGGGACCTGCAGGCCTCCCACAAAGCCTTGCTCGATGTGGACTGGCAGGAAGCCGAGGCAGGTCTCTACCCCACTGCGTTGCTCTTCGATGCACCCTGGGGCGATTGGGCCACCCGCTACCCCTTGGTTTGGCTGGATATGCCAAGCACCTGGGCCAGGCGTTCGGAGCGGAACGTTCGCGATCTACCGACCACGGTTGAAAAGGAGAACTACCCCGATTACTACCTTCAGAACTTTCACCATCAAACCGATGGGTACCTGAGCGATCACTCAGCATCGCTCTATGACCTGCAGGTCGAAATCCTGTTTAACGGCACCGCTGATCCCATGCGGCGGCGAGTGATCAAGCCTCTCCTGCAGGGGCTACGGGCCTTTGAGGGACGCTCCAGCAGCTCCATGCGGGTCCTGGACGTCGCCACGGGCACGGGACGCACCCTCTACCAGCTGCGAGCTGCTCTGCCCCAAGCCCAACTGGTTGGTCTGGACCTTTCCTCGGCCTACCTGCGCCAAGCCAACCGCTGGCTCTCCCAGCGACCATCGGAATTGCCACAACTGGTCCAGGGCAATGCTGAGTCGATGCCCTTCGCAGAGTCGAGCATGCAGGGGGTGACCTGCGTCTTCTTGATGCACGAACTGCCGGCTGAAGCAAGGCAGGCCGTGATCGAGGACTGCTTCCGAGTGCTCGAGCCCGGTGGAGTTCTGGTGCTCGCCGATTCGGTTCAACTGGCCGACTCGCCGCAATTTGAGGTAGCGATGGACAACTTCCGTCGCGTCTTCCACGAGCCCTACTACCGCGACTACATCAGCGATGACATCGATGCACGCCTGAGCGCTGCTGGTTTCAGCGGCATCCGTGCCCAGTCCCATCTGATGACACGGGTCTGGACTGCCACCAAGCCCTGA
- the glnA gene encoding type I glutamate--ammonia ligase gives MAKTAQDVLRQIKDEGIELIDLKFIDLHGKWQHLTVTPDLVEEEAFTEGVAFDGSSIRGWKAINESDMAMVPDPNTAWIDPFYGHKTLSLICSIQEPRSGKPYSRCPRALAQKALDYLSSTGLADTAYFGPEPEFFVFDDVRYKSGNGSSSYSVDSIENPWNTDRVEEGGNLANKIQLKEGYFPCAPNDTLQDMRTEMLLTMGSLGVPIEKHHHEVATSQHELGMKFAELITAADNVMIYKYVVRNVAKKYGKTATFMPKPIFADNGSGMHVHQSIWKNGDTLMWGDGTYANLSQTARWYIGGLLKHAPSFLAFTNPTTNSYKRLVPGFEAPVNLVYSQGNRSAAVRIPLTGMNPKAKRLEFRSGDALANPYLGFAAMLMAGIDGIKNQIDPGNGTDVDLFELPAEELAKIATVPASLNGSLEALKADHEYLLAGGVFTEDFIDNWIALKYEEVQQLRQRPHPHEFTMYYDA, from the coding sequence ATGGCCAAGACCGCCCAGGACGTCCTCCGTCAGATCAAGGACGAAGGCATTGAACTGATCGACCTCAAGTTCATTGATCTCCACGGCAAGTGGCAGCACCTCACCGTCACCCCTGACCTGGTTGAGGAAGAAGCCTTCACCGAGGGCGTGGCGTTTGATGGTTCGTCGATCCGCGGCTGGAAAGCCATTAATGAGTCGGACATGGCGATGGTGCCCGATCCGAACACCGCCTGGATCGATCCGTTTTATGGCCACAAAACCCTCAGCCTGATCTGCTCGATTCAGGAGCCCCGCAGCGGCAAGCCCTACTCCCGTTGCCCCCGGGCACTGGCCCAGAAGGCCCTGGATTACCTGAGCTCCACCGGCCTAGCCGACACGGCCTACTTCGGCCCCGAGCCCGAATTTTTCGTCTTCGACGACGTCCGTTACAAGAGCGGCAACGGCTCCAGCTCCTACAGCGTCGACTCGATCGAGAACCCCTGGAATACCGATCGCGTTGAAGAGGGCGGCAACCTCGCCAACAAGATCCAACTGAAGGAGGGCTATTTCCCCTGCGCCCCGAACGACACCCTTCAGGACATGAGGACCGAAATGCTCCTCACCATGGGTTCCTTGGGTGTACCGATTGAGAAGCATCACCACGAGGTGGCAACGTCCCAACACGAATTGGGAATGAAGTTCGCCGAACTCATCACCGCGGCGGACAACGTGATGATTTACAAGTACGTGGTGCGCAACGTTGCCAAGAAGTACGGCAAAACAGCCACGTTCATGCCCAAGCCGATCTTCGCCGACAACGGCAGCGGCATGCACGTCCACCAGAGCATCTGGAAGAACGGCGACACGCTGATGTGGGGCGACGGCACCTACGCCAATCTCTCCCAGACCGCCCGTTGGTACATCGGTGGCCTTCTGAAGCACGCACCGAGCTTCCTGGCCTTCACCAACCCGACCACCAACAGCTACAAGCGTTTGGTACCCGGCTTTGAGGCCCCGGTGAACCTGGTGTACTCCCAGGGCAACCGCTCTGCCGCCGTTCGCATTCCGCTCACCGGCATGAACCCCAAGGCCAAGCGCCTGGAATTCCGCTCCGGCGACGCCCTGGCCAACCCCTACCTGGGCTTTGCCGCCATGCTCATGGCCGGCATCGACGGCATCAAAAACCAGATCGACCCAGGCAACGGCACCGACGTCGACCTATTCGAGTTGCCCGCTGAGGAACTGGCGAAGATTGCCACTGTTCCCGCTTCGCTCAACGGCTCACTGGAAGCCCTCAAGGCCGACCATGAGTACCTCCTGGCCGGCGGGGTCTTCACCGAGGACTTCATCGACAACTGGATTGCCCTGAAGTACGAGGAGGTGCAGCAGCTGCGCCAGCGGCCCCACCCCCACGAATTCACCATGTACTACGACGCCTGA
- a CDS encoding allophycocyanin subunit beta, producing MRDAITGLIGRYDQLGRYLDGSAIDRISTYYSEAALRLSAVELINCEAAEIVREASQRLWQADPELLLPGGNAYTTRRWAACLRDMDYFLRYASYALVADDSTILNERVLNGLDDTYKSLGVPTGPTVRSIALMADVVCEKLLDSGAASADAINAVVRAPFEHLCRGLGVTNVRNR from the coding sequence ATGCGTGATGCCATCACCGGTCTGATCGGCCGTTACGACCAACTAGGTCGTTATTTGGATGGGTCGGCCATCGACCGGATCTCCACCTATTACTCCGAAGCTGCCCTGCGGCTGTCCGCAGTTGAACTGATCAATTGCGAAGCCGCTGAGATCGTTCGCGAGGCCAGTCAGCGCCTTTGGCAAGCCGATCCAGAGCTGTTGCTGCCTGGCGGTAATGCTTACACCACGCGACGCTGGGCCGCCTGTCTGCGGGACATGGATTACTTCCTCCGCTACGCCAGCTACGCCCTTGTGGCCGACGACAGCACGATCCTCAACGAGCGTGTTCTCAATGGTCTTGATGACACCTATAAAAGTCTGGGCGTCCCCACCGGTCCCACCGTTCGCAGCATCGCCCTAATGGCCGATGTGGTCTGCGAAAAGCTCCTTGATTCCGGCGCGGCCAGTGCTGATGCGATCAATGCGGTCGTTCGAGCCCCCTTCGAGCATCTCTGCCGCGGCTTGGGCGTCACCAACGTCCGCAACCGCTGA
- a CDS encoding alanine--glyoxylate aminotransferase family protein — protein MASTTSTVSDRHRLSLAPIDTPERLLLGPGPSNAHPTVLEALSRSPIGHLDPLYVALMGEVQELLRYTWQTDNRLTLPMSGTGSAAMEATIANIVEPGDTVLVAVKGYFGLRLQDMAGRYRATVQTIEKPWGEAFSLDEIEAGLKQHKPKVLAMVHAETSTGVCQPMEGIGDLCRQHDCLLLLDTVTSLGAVPLYLDDWKVDLAYSCSQKGLSCPPGLGPFSMGPRAEEKLAARTGKVPNWYLDVSLLNQYWGSDRVYHHTAPVNMNFGMREALRLIAEEGLENVWTRHRRNAERLWAGLERLGLEPHVPLELRLPTLTTVRIPEGVDGKAFTTHLLNTHGIEVGGGLGALAGKVWRIGLMGYNSREENVDLLLNLLEQELPAFRSSAPAVAAAVA, from the coding sequence TTGGCTTCCACCACATCAACCGTGTCAGATCGACATCGGCTGTCGCTTGCTCCGATTGACACCCCGGAGCGTCTGTTGTTGGGACCTGGCCCCTCCAATGCGCACCCCACAGTTCTTGAGGCTCTGAGTCGATCGCCGATCGGACACTTGGATCCCCTCTACGTCGCCTTGATGGGTGAGGTCCAGGAGCTTCTTCGCTACACCTGGCAGACCGATAACCGTTTGACCCTGCCCATGAGCGGTACTGGGTCGGCGGCCATGGAAGCCACGATCGCCAACATCGTTGAGCCCGGCGACACCGTCCTGGTGGCAGTCAAGGGCTATTTCGGTCTGCGTCTTCAAGACATGGCAGGCCGCTATCGCGCGACTGTTCAGACCATCGAGAAGCCTTGGGGCGAAGCCTTCAGTCTCGACGAGATCGAAGCTGGCCTCAAGCAGCACAAGCCCAAAGTCCTGGCGATGGTTCACGCCGAGACCTCCACTGGGGTCTGCCAGCCGATGGAGGGCATCGGTGACCTTTGCCGTCAGCACGACTGCTTGCTGCTGCTCGACACCGTGACCTCCCTTGGCGCGGTTCCTCTCTACCTCGATGACTGGAAGGTCGACCTTGCCTACAGCTGCAGCCAGAAAGGACTGAGCTGCCCCCCTGGTCTGGGTCCTTTCTCCATGGGACCCCGAGCTGAGGAGAAGCTCGCGGCCCGCACTGGCAAAGTCCCCAACTGGTATCTCGACGTCAGCCTGCTCAACCAGTACTGGGGTAGCGACCGTGTGTATCACCACACCGCCCCAGTGAACATGAACTTCGGCATGCGTGAGGCTTTGCGCCTTATCGCTGAAGAAGGTTTGGAGAACGTCTGGACACGCCATCGCCGCAATGCCGAGCGCCTTTGGGCTGGTCTTGAGCGTCTCGGCCTTGAGCCCCACGTTCCTCTGGAGCTGCGGCTCCCCACCTTGACCACCGTTCGAATCCCTGAGGGTGTGGACGGCAAGGCCTTTACGACCCATCTGCTCAACACCCACGGCATCGAAGTGGGTGGTGGCCTCGGCGCTCTTGCTGGCAAGGTCTGGCGCATTGGCCTCATGGGCTACAACAGCCGCGAAGAGAACGTCGACCTGCTCCTCAACCTGCTGGAGCAGGAACTACCGGCATTCCGTTCTTCTGCGCCTGCCGTTGCTGCCGCCGTTGCCTGA
- a CDS encoding nucleoside deaminase yields the protein MVQEACRWASGLDEVQKHERWMELLLRRAAAIGEIGEIPVAAVVLDSLGRAVGWGVNRRQREQRPLGHAELMALEQAARLRGDWRFNDCSLIVTLEPCPMCAGALVQARMGRVIFGAHDRKRGALGGCLNLATDPSAHHRMEVIGGVMEPECRSGLEAWFRQRRQQRQAQKNGMPVVPAPAG from the coding sequence ATGGTTCAAGAAGCCTGCAGATGGGCGTCTGGTTTGGACGAGGTTCAAAAGCACGAGCGTTGGATGGAGCTGCTGCTGCGCCGAGCGGCGGCGATCGGGGAGATCGGCGAAATCCCTGTGGCTGCAGTTGTTCTTGACAGCCTTGGACGTGCCGTCGGATGGGGTGTGAACCGGCGGCAACGGGAACAACGCCCCCTAGGCCATGCGGAACTGATGGCCCTTGAGCAGGCGGCGCGGCTGAGGGGGGACTGGCGGTTTAACGACTGCAGCTTGATCGTGACTCTGGAGCCCTGCCCCATGTGCGCAGGCGCCCTGGTGCAGGCGCGGATGGGCCGAGTGATTTTCGGCGCCCACGATCGCAAACGAGGGGCCCTTGGGGGCTGCCTGAACTTGGCGACCGATCCGAGTGCCCATCACCGGATGGAGGTGATCGGCGGGGTGATGGAGCCGGAATGCCGAAGCGGCCTCGAGGCCTGGTTCAGGCAACGGCGGCAGCAACGGCAGGCGCAGAAGAACGGAATGCCGGTAGTTCCTGCTCCAGCAGGTTGA
- a CDS encoding aminotransferase class V-fold PLP-dependent enzyme, producing MAAERSGSLAHAHPSQPQRSLACFPDPLREDPALESFLREASARLCQWWAGSAQRSPLPLLSVLPEPGPLQQGLSPEALLEDLQLVMDGAYNPIHPGAMAHLDPPPLTASVAADLVCAGLNNNLLAEELSPSLSRLERSLTTWMAEQLGLGESAGGVAASGGSLSNLMALVVARHQAGLAEAQGLTVFCSADAHVSIAKALMVMGLPKQSLQTIETDAEGRLSPDALAQALKDAERDGRRVLAVVATAGTTVRGAVDPLASISDLCRLHGVWLHVDGAIGAVFGLSQSHKQLVPDLDRADSLTVNPQKLLGITKTSSLLLLKRPELLASCFGTGLPYMEPSWADAHGGECGLQGTRPAEILKLWLGLRQLGLDGIESLLHGALQRRAELQQHLSALPLMLRSGPLHLLAFTPSALEAHEAERWSIQTRQQLLEQQLMLSRPLYAGRHHLKAVLGNPHTRSSDLAAVASVIQQSLAPA from the coding sequence ATGGCCGCTGAACGCTCAGGGTCTTTGGCTCACGCCCATCCGAGCCAGCCGCAGCGCAGCCTTGCCTGCTTCCCGGATCCCCTGCGGGAGGATCCGGCCTTGGAATCCTTTCTGCGTGAGGCCAGCGCTCGCCTCTGCCAGTGGTGGGCTGGATCCGCCCAGCGCTCGCCTCTCCCCCTGCTGAGCGTCCTGCCTGAACCGGGTCCCCTGCAACAGGGGCTCTCCCCAGAGGCCCTTCTCGAGGATTTGCAGTTGGTGATGGATGGGGCCTACAACCCCATTCACCCGGGTGCGATGGCTCACCTGGATCCCCCGCCACTGACCGCTTCGGTGGCGGCTGATCTGGTCTGTGCTGGGCTCAATAACAACCTGCTGGCTGAGGAGCTGTCCCCGAGCCTCTCGCGCTTGGAGCGCAGCTTGACGACCTGGATGGCGGAGCAGCTCGGCTTGGGTGAATCGGCCGGCGGTGTCGCCGCCAGCGGCGGCAGCTTGAGCAATTTGATGGCCTTGGTTGTGGCTCGTCACCAGGCCGGCCTCGCTGAGGCTCAAGGCCTGACTGTGTTTTGCAGCGCCGATGCCCACGTGTCAATCGCCAAGGCCTTGATGGTGATGGGCCTGCCCAAGCAGAGCCTGCAGACCATCGAGACCGACGCAGAAGGGCGTCTTTCTCCAGATGCGCTCGCCCAGGCCCTGAAGGATGCTGAGCGGGATGGTCGCCGTGTCTTGGCTGTCGTCGCCACGGCTGGGACCACGGTGCGTGGAGCCGTCGATCCGCTGGCGTCGATTTCCGACCTGTGCCGCCTCCATGGTGTTTGGCTCCATGTCGATGGTGCGATTGGCGCGGTCTTTGGCCTGAGCCAGAGCCACAAGCAGTTGGTCCCCGATCTCGATCGAGCGGATTCTTTAACAGTGAATCCGCAAAAGCTGCTGGGCATCACCAAGACCTCATCCCTGCTCCTCCTTAAACGTCCGGAGCTGTTGGCCTCTTGTTTTGGAACTGGTTTGCCTTACATGGAGCCCAGTTGGGCGGACGCCCATGGCGGCGAATGCGGGCTGCAGGGCACAAGGCCTGCCGAGATTCTCAAACTCTGGCTTGGACTTCGTCAGCTCGGGCTTGATGGCATTGAGAGCCTGCTGCATGGCGCCCTTCAGCGCCGCGCAGAGCTTCAGCAGCACCTCTCAGCCTTGCCCTTGATGCTGCGCAGTGGTCCACTGCACTTGCTTGCATTTACGCCATCGGCGCTGGAGGCCCACGAGGCTGAGCGTTGGTCCATCCAGACCAGGCAGCAGTTGCTGGAGCAGCAGCTCATGCTGTCTCGACCGCTCTACGCCGGTCGGCATCACCTCAAAGCTGTCCTCGGTAATCCCCACACCCGTTCCAGTGACCTTGCCGCTGTGGCATCGGTCATTCAGCAATCCTTGGCCCCCGCCTGA